Part of the Methanothermobacter sp. MT-2 genome is shown below.
AGGTTGAAGATGCGCTTCTCTATCAAGTGCTGGTCGTTTATTTTAGTTTATATGCAAAGAGTTTTTTTTTGGTGGGGGGTTGATCAGACTATTTTTTCTGAAATTATATGCTTTATCAAAATATTTTTCATTGCATTGTATTCAACAGCCTTTGCATATGTGCTCCCAACTATTTTAGCGTTTAAAGAGTGTTTAAGGGTCGATTTTTCATGGGTCCGGTTATCGTGGCGGTGAATTGACTTTCCAAAGATTGGGGGAATCAGAATCATTCATTAACATCCAACCTTCATCAAAGGGAGTATAAACTCCAAGGTTATTTTATAGGATATTCTAAATATAACATTGGGAGATATAATCTTTGGGGTGTATGAAATTGTTGGGGAAAGCTGAAATAGGTTTTTTGATACTTTTATGTTTTTTGGTGGCTTTTTCGGGTTGTATGGCTTCAAATGTGAAGCTGGTTGTGAATTATACTGGTAGTTGGAATGGTACTATAACAGATTCATCTGGAACTCGTACAATTGAGGGTACTGGTAATAAAACGATTGATTTAGGTGCGCTTACTGGCAGTTTAAGAATCATAGTTGGAAAGAAGGAACCTAGCAATGAAACACTAAGTATATCATTAATAAGAGGAAATGAGATCATTAGCACGGGTAATACGTCTGTTTCCGGCGGACAATTAAATGATGCACATATAAGCGTCTATCTAGCTTGAACTCTGTTCTCAGATTTTCCAAGTTCATTTACAATGAATACCATGCTCTGATATTTCAACTAAATCGGCGGAAAGCCTCCCCACGATAACAAGCGGGGGATAGTTCACCTCCACTATTTTCAAGTGAACTAACCCACCTAACGGACAAGGCTTCTCCCATCCCACCTGAATTTACGCCAAAGGACTTCACTTGGGGGCTACAGCTCCCATCCCACATCTCTCATTAAGATGTGGGTAGCTTTCTCACCACAGTTAGCTGAACTTCCCTCATAAGGGAACATTCCCTCTAAGATTTCCTTAACACTCAAAATATTAAATTTAACTTATCTCACCCGTCTCCCTTTTATGTATCACCCCCCTCGAAGGGGTTCTAAAAAGCAACAGAAAGATAAAATTTTGATCATATCCTAAGGTTTCCCCGGTATCGGCATTCACAACCCTTAGCAACAACCTTTTGTCTAATACTCTGACCTTGACCTCCAAACCCCTCCCAAAAGATGAAATATGAAAGTTCAATTAGGGATAGCATAACCATAAATTCCAATGTAGGCGAAGAAGCCAAAACATATAACATAGGATTACTATCTGTCAGAATGGCCACAAATCTTTGTACTATAATTTTTTTCTATGATAGAAAATTATAAATTGTCTTGGGGTTGAAGTTTCAAAAAAATCAATTCATATTGGGAAAGTATATTCTTTAGGGTTGTGTGTGAACTCCATCTAAAGATGATCTTGAAGGAGGTTAAACCGTTGAAAAGAGTGCTTTTCATTTGCAGGAACAATTCTGGGAGGTCTCAGATGGCCGAAGCCTTTCTAAGGAACATTTACGGTGAATATTATGAGGTTTATAGTGCTGGGATTGAACCAAGGGAAATAAACCCCCTCACGATAAAAGTCATGGAAGAAATTGGCATAAACATGGAAGGCCACAGGCCAAAGAGTATCAGTGAATTTCAAGGGGAAAAGTTTGATATTGTGGTAAGTGTATGTGAAGATGCTTGTCCAGCACCTCCGGAGGCTGAAGAATACATTCATGTTAAGTTTCCAGATCCTAAAGGTTCAAATATTGAAAGGTTCCGTGAAATCAGGGACGAAATCAGGAGATGGATCGAAAAGGAACTAAAACCTAAATAGACCCCTTATAGTCTGTAAATTTTTGAACATGGGAGAATAGTCACTAGGTTTTGGGAGTTCTTTTTGGTTTGTGGTGGGAACTCAAATTTATGAAGGTGTGACAAAGAAAAAAAATCCTAGCTTAGTGTTCTTATCTTAGTGGTATTTTCCCATTGTAAAATTTTTGTAGGATGATTGCGTAGGCTTGTCCGATTTCTTCTGAAATTTTAAGATCTTCTATTGTATAATCTATTGGAGGATCTCCAAGGACTATCTGACCCAATATCCTGTTTTTGTCTTTCACGGCCACTGATAGGAATTTTTTGATGGGTTTATGGCCTTTTGGTGTTCCATGGGCTGCTGGATGATTTATGGGGTTGTTTGTGAAGAAGGATTTGCCGGTGTCAATGGAATATCCTAGTAATCCTCCATATTTTCCATTTTTTGGACGTTTAAATCTGGCCTCTTTTATGCTTTCATAGTAGTTGCATTGGCTTGTAACATGTGTGAATGTTATGGCGACACTATCACCATTTTCGGGGTCTATGTAGGCTACATAGCAACATTTGCTCCCTGTTAATTTTTTAAGTTCTTTGTATATTATATTGGCGGCTTCTTTGACTGTGGAGGCTTCTTTGATTTTATCTGCTATTTTTTCTGTTTCTTTCACTTGTATTCGCCTATTTGAGGTTTTCTAATCCTACATATGATAGTATTTTTTCTGTGTCTTTGCCTAGTATTTCTTTTGAACGTTTTTGACATTCCATGATGACTTTTTTGAGGTCTTCTTCACCATCCCAATATTCTTCTAGGATTTCTTGGCCTGTTTCTTCTGCTATCTTTTTTAGTATGAGTGATGATAGGTATATGTCGTCGATGTAACCTTGTGGTCCGTATATTTCCTCGGGTAGGATGTCGTAGGGTGCTACGAAGTATCCTAGGGCGGCGCATATCATGATACGTGTCCGTGCCTTGATTCTTTTATCGTTTAGAAGGTCTGAGAGTAGTTTGAAGATGTCCGGGGCATAGTCTACTATCAGTTCATAGTCTCCCCTGTACATGTCCAGGTTTTCCCTTAAAACATCATAGAATCCTTTAAATTTCATTTTAACCCTCCATACTCTTTGCATAGGCTTTGGAATATGCAGAATTTGCAGAAATAATTTTCCTTTGGTTTGAATTTTTCATTTTTTATGGAGTCTACTATTTCTTCTATTTTGTTTTTTATTCGCTGTTCTGGGTCTGGTTTGAAGCTTGTTCTTTCATTGTCTTTTATGGTGTATGCTGTTAGTTTGTCGAATTTGTATTTATCTGATAGTGCATATTCATAGGTTCTAAGTTGGAAGTCCACGCCCATATATTCTATGCCGGCTTTTTCCCTTGCTTTGAAGTCTACAAGTTCAATTTCATCATCCTTGTTTTCTATTATGAGGTCTGTCCGGCCCCTTATTATGATATCATCCTTTGGTATGGAGAATGGTTCTTCAACTGCTATAACCCTTTTTATATAATCCTTGTTTTTATTATAATAGCTTTTTAGTTGTTTTTCGAGTTTTTCTCTGAATTTGTCGCTTCTCCAGCAAGTTTCCACGATCTCTCTGATATCTACTTTTTCTCCTTTTTTCATTTTTTTGTGTAGCATTTCGAGGCAATTGTGCAATATCTTCCCATATACTTGCATGCGAGTTTCTGGATAGATGAAACCATAATGGTAGATCATCATATACCTGAATGGACACTCTTCATATGTGTGGAGTGATGAAAAGTTCACGGTCATGATATTATCCTCTCTAAGACTCCTTTCAACACACTTTTCAACCCTTTTACAACCCCATTCAAGTTCACATTCCCTTACAAGCTCTTTTATGAATGGTGAATATCCCACCTTCCTAGTGCGGATCCTCTGGGCTGTTGATATTATGAGGATGTCCTGAGCTCGTGTCATGGCAACATAGAATAAGCGACGTTCCTCATCACCCACCTCTCCCTGGGAAAGTTTAAGATGCTCTGGGATGGGAACGAAACTCCTGCTATCGGCTC
Proteins encoded:
- a CDS encoding putative secreted protein; translated protein: MGCMKLLGKAEIGFLILLCFLVAFSGCMASNVKLVVNYTGSWNGTITDSSGTRTIEGTGNKTIDLGALTGSLRIIVGKKEPSNETLSISLIRGNEIISTGNTSVSGGQLNDAHISVYLA
- a CDS encoding arsenate reductase; the encoded protein is MAEAFLRNIYGEYYEVYSAGIEPREINPLTIKVMEEIGINMEGHRPKSISEFQGEKFDIVVSVCEDACPAPPEAEEYIHVKFPDPKGSNIERFREIRDEIRRWIEKELKPK